The following DNA comes from Mycobacteroides immunogenum.
TCACGCTCACCATCGACGATCCGACCGCTGATACCGATGCGCGGACGATGCGTTTCGGCACACAGATCGACACCCAACCCCTCGCCGCATCCGCAAAACCAGTGAAAAGTGCTCCACCAGAACCAGAACCAGAACCAGGGTCAGGCTCAGGACGGTCCATGTCTGGCCGGCTGGTGGCACGCTATCTCGCCAAGTATGTCACCAAATCCTTGGTAGACCTCGGAATCAGCGCGCGCCGCCTATCTACGGAAGCCATACCCGACCTGGACGTGTCAGAGCATGTGCGGACCATCCTGACCACCATCAGCGATCTCGCGGACAAAGGACTGTCCGGCATCGGGCGGTGGTTGCACACCCTCGGATTCCGCGGCCACATCACCAGCAAATCCCGCCGTTATTCCACTACCATGACCGTGCTGCGCGAACAGCGCGCCATTTGGACGCGTGAAGAACGCTTGAAAAGCACTGCATACCAATACGATCCCAACTGTGACTTCGCCGGTCGCGATGATCTGGTGGCGTGGGAGTTCGAACGTGCCGGCCTCGGCAGCCTCGGCGATCGCAGTCTCGTCTATTCCGCGGCCCTCCAACGCATCCACTCCCGCCTCATCGGACTGGTAGAAGCACGTCGCCAAGCCCACAACGAACAATGGGATCCGCTAGGGGCAAGCGATGGCTGAAAGATGCCCGACTACGACACATGCTCGCTCCGAGTGTGACGTTCGAGTCGATGCTCCGAACATGTCAGAGGGAGGTGTTGAAATTGACCTGCCGAACCGGTATCGGCTCCCGCGCGAGGCCAACCGCGCGCTGGTAAACGTCATACTGGCTATGCGGGACCGGACGCCTAGATCAGGGAGGGGAGTGGCATGAGCCTCAGGTTCGCCTTCTATGGCCGAGTGAGTACCGAGGACGCCCAAGATCCGGAGGCGAGCCGCAGCTGGCAGAAACGTCGTGCCATCGATCTGATCAGTCCGCATGGCGGCGTCCTCGCCGCCGACTACTTCGATATAGGCCAGAGCCGGTCGCTTCCCTGGAAACGCAGGCCGGAGGCTTCACGTCTGCTCGCAGATGTCACTTCTCGTGGCCGTGGCTTCGATGCCGTCGTGATCGGGGAACCTGCTCGCGCGTTCTACGGACCGCAATTTGCGCTCACCTTCCCGGTGCTCACGCACTACGGGGTCGGCCTATGGGTGCCTGAAGTTGGCGGAGCGGTTGATCCCGGATCCGAGGCACACGACCTCGTGATGACGCTCTTTGGCGGAATGAGCAAGGGAGAACGTGCGCGAATCCAGATGCGCGTGCGTACCGCGATGTCGGCACTCGCGCAGGACACAACCAGATACCTCGGCGGTCGCCCACCGTACGGTTATCAACTCGTCGATGCCGGCCCGCACCCAAACCCCGCCAAGGCAAGTCTTGGGCAGCGTCTTCACCGCCTGGAGCCTGACCCCGAGACCGCCCCGACCGTCGAGCGGATCTATCGCATGTATGCCGATGGTGCTGGCTTGCGCTTCATCGCACAGCAGCTCACCGACGATGGAGTGCCATCACCGAGCCAATACGACCCGGCACGGAACCGGCATCGTGACCCACGTGGATGGTCCCATTCGGCGATCCGCGCCATTCTCGACAACCCTGCGTACCGCGGTATCCGTGTCTGGGGCAAGCAGGAGAAGTATGAGGTCCTTTTGAACCCCGATGATGTCGCCGCGGGATATGAGACTCGCATGCGGTGGCGCGATCGGGCCGACTGGATCGCACCCGATCGACGCACGCACGAAGAGCTGATCCCTGATGAGCTGGCGCAGGCTGTTCGTCTCCGGATGCAGGCGCGGCGTGGTCCCGGTCGCGTGTGCAGCAGAGAATCGACAGTGCCGTATGCGCTGCGTGGGCTGCTGTTCTGCGCCGCATGTGGACGGCGAATGCAGGGCGCCGCCCGGCCGGGGAAGCAAACAACGCGGATCCTCTACCGTTGTGAGTTCGGCAAGTCACGTTCTGTACCTGTGGACCTGAGTGATCATCCGCGCACCGTCTATCTCCGCGAAGACGCAGTGACAGCGCGACTCGACGAATGGATCGCCACTCTGGCCGATCCAGAAGACCTCGCACGCGGGCAAGACGTGGACCCGGCGGCCGGACCTGGCTACGCCGCCTTGCAGCGCCAGCTGAGCGAGGCGAATGCCAAAGTGGCTGCCTTGATCACCGCCGTGGAGTCTGGCGTGGCCGTTGAGGATCTAACTGCTGCGTTGCGTCAACGTACCGCCGAGCGCGACGAGCTGAGGGCACGCGTTGAGCGAGTGGAGCGGCCCCGCGCCATGTGTGCCGCCGAGATCAGTGAGTTAGTTAAGGAGTTAGGCGGACTGTCGGTCATCCTCGGCGCGGCAACCGGAGCTGAGCGCGCCGAGGTGTACGCAAGCTTGGGCCTGCGTCTCGACTACGACCCGCATCTTCGGCGAGTCACGGCGACTGCCGACCTGAGTCGTGTCGCCGGATGTGTCCGAGGGGGGACTTGAACCCCCACGCCCGTTAATAGGGCACTAGCACCTCAAGCTAGCGCGTCTGCCATTCCGCCACTCGGACGAGTGCGGGCACTATGGCCCGTGGTTGCCGTCATAGGCTAGCGGAAACCCTGCGCGGAGCCCAAACCGGTCATCGGTGCCCGGTGCGTCGCGACCGACGATGGTAGGAAAGGTAGTTGTGACTTCTGTGAACCCGGCGCCCGAGGATGAGGTCGTCGATCTGGTCAGTACGCTGATCCGCTTCGACACCTCCAACACCGGAGAGCTGGAGACCACCAAGGGCGAAGCCGAATGCGCGCGGTGGATCCAGCAGCAGCTGGAGGATGTCGGATACACCTGTGAGTACGTCGAAGCCGGTGCCCCCGGGCGCGGGAACCTGTTCGCGCGGCTGCCCGGCGCGAGCTCGGATCGGGGCGCCCTGCTTATCCACGGTCATCTTGATGTCGTCCCCGCAGAGGCCGCCGACTGGAGCGTGCACCCCTTCTCGGGGGCGGTCAACGACGGCTACGTGTGGGGTCGCGGCGCCGTCGATATGAAGGACATGGTCGGGATGATGGTCGCCATCGCCCGGTACTTCAAACGCGCCGGGATCGTCCCGCCGCGCGATCTCGTCTGGGCGTTCGTCTCGGACGAGGAGAACGGCGGCAAGTGGGGCTCTCAGTGGCTCGTGGACAACCGTCCCGACTTGTTCGAGGGTGTCACCGAGGCCGTCGGAGAGGTGGGCGGATTCTCGCTCACGGTGCCCCGCAAGGAGGGCGGTGAGCGGCGCCTGTATCTGCTGGAAACGGCGGAGAAGGGCATCGCGTGGATGAGGCTGACCGCCAAGGCGCGGGCCGGTCATGGCTCGATGGTGCATGAGGACAACGCAGTCACTGCTGTCGCAGAGGCCGTCGCCAAACTGGGTCGGCATAAGTTCCCGCTGGTATTGACCGAAGCGGTCACCCAGTTCCTGACCGCGGTGGCCGAGGAGACCGGCTACGACTTCGACGCGGACTCACCGGATTTGGAAGGCACGGTGGCCAAGCTGGGTTCGATCGGCAAGATTGTCGGTGCCACGCTGCGTGACACCGCCAACCCCACCATGCTCAAAGCGGGCTACAAGGCCAACGTCATCCCGGCGACCGCGGAGGCCGTTATCGACTGCCGGGTGCTGCCCGGGCGGCTGGAGGCCTTCGAGCGCGAGGTCGACGAGATCATCGGGCCCGACGTGGAACGGGAGTGGGTGCAGTTACTCCCGGCCTACGAGACAACATTCGACGGTGATTTGGTCGATGCGATGAATGCCGCTGTGCTCGAATTCGACCCCGAGGCACGCACCGTGCCATACATGCTGTCCGGCGGTACCGATGCCAAAGCATTTGCCCGCCTGGGTATTCGCTGCTTCGGTTTCGCGCCGCTGAAGTTGCCCCCGGAGCTCGATTTCGCCTCGCTGTTCCATGGCGTGGACGAGCGGGTGCCGGTTGACGCGTTGACATTCGGCACCAAGGTTCTCCAGCATTTCCTGCTCAATCACTGACCGCACTGTTTCGAAAGGACACCACATGGCTTCCCCGTACGATGCTCTGCCGCAGCTGCCGACCTTCACCCTGACCTCTACCGATGTCACCGATGGACAGCCCCTCGCCAATGCTCAGGTGAGCGGAATCTTCGGCGCGGGCGGTCAGGATGTCTCGCCCGAGCTCAGCTGGTCCGGATTTCCTGAGGAGACACAGAGTTTCGCCGTCACGGTGTATGACCCGGATGCCCCGACGGTCTCGGGCTTCTGGCACTGGGCGGTGGTGAACTTGCCCGCGACGGTGACTCAGCTGCCCGCCGGAGTGGGCGACGGCAGCGGATTGCCGGGTGATGCAATCACTTTGGCCAACGACGCGAGCCTGAAGCGCTTCCTCGGTGCTGCGCCGCCCGCCGGACACGGCCCGCACCGGTACTACATCGCAGTACATGCGGTGAACGTGCCGAAGCTCGAG
Coding sequences within:
- a CDS encoding YbhB/YbcL family Raf kinase inhibitor-like protein, which codes for MASPYDALPQLPTFTLTSTDVTDGQPLANAQVSGIFGAGGQDVSPELSWSGFPEETQSFAVTVYDPDAPTVSGFWHWAVVNLPATVTQLPAGVGDGSGLPGDAITLANDASLKRFLGAAPPAGHGPHRYYIAVHAVNVPKLEIPEDATPAFLNFNLLGHAIARAVIVGTYEQH
- a CDS encoding recombinase family protein, whose translation is MSLRFAFYGRVSTEDAQDPEASRSWQKRRAIDLISPHGGVLAADYFDIGQSRSLPWKRRPEASRLLADVTSRGRGFDAVVIGEPARAFYGPQFALTFPVLTHYGVGLWVPEVGGAVDPGSEAHDLVMTLFGGMSKGERARIQMRVRTAMSALAQDTTRYLGGRPPYGYQLVDAGPHPNPAKASLGQRLHRLEPDPETAPTVERIYRMYADGAGLRFIAQQLTDDGVPSPSQYDPARNRHRDPRGWSHSAIRAILDNPAYRGIRVWGKQEKYEVLLNPDDVAAGYETRMRWRDRADWIAPDRRTHEELIPDELAQAVRLRMQARRGPGRVCSRESTVPYALRGLLFCAACGRRMQGAARPGKQTTRILYRCEFGKSRSVPVDLSDHPRTVYLREDAVTARLDEWIATLADPEDLARGQDVDPAAGPGYAALQRQLSEANAKVAALITAVESGVAVEDLTAALRQRTAERDELRARVERVERPRAMCAAEISELVKELGGLSVILGAATGAERAEVYASLGLRLDYDPHLRRVTATADLSRVAGCVRGGT
- a CDS encoding M20/M25/M40 family metallo-hydrolase, with product MNPAPEDEVVDLVSTLIRFDTSNTGELETTKGEAECARWIQQQLEDVGYTCEYVEAGAPGRGNLFARLPGASSDRGALLIHGHLDVVPAEAADWSVHPFSGAVNDGYVWGRGAVDMKDMVGMMVAIARYFKRAGIVPPRDLVWAFVSDEENGGKWGSQWLVDNRPDLFEGVTEAVGEVGGFSLTVPRKEGGERRLYLLETAEKGIAWMRLTAKARAGHGSMVHEDNAVTAVAEAVAKLGRHKFPLVLTEAVTQFLTAVAEETGYDFDADSPDLEGTVAKLGSIGKIVGATLRDTANPTMLKAGYKANVIPATAEAVIDCRVLPGRLEAFEREVDEIIGPDVEREWVQLLPAYETTFDGDLVDAMNAAVLEFDPEARTVPYMLSGGTDAKAFARLGIRCFGFAPLKLPPELDFASLFHGVDERVPVDALTFGTKVLQHFLLNH